ACATAGGGCTTCCCAGCTCTGTCAAGCCTGAGGTCAACCCTCGTTGCGCCTTCTGAGCCCAATGCCTGATGTGCAGAAAGTGCAGTGTCCTTTGCCTTCTCGTATGAGGCATCGTCGATCTCAGGCGGGATGATATACTCTGTCATGCCTTCTGTGTATTTTGCCTCATAGCTATAAAACTCAACTAATGGTCTTACCTCAACTCCGCCAAGAACAATGTTATTCAGGATGCCTATATGAATCTCTTTTCCATCTATATATTCTTCTGCTATAGCCACACCATTAAACGAAAGTGCTGTTTCAACTGCCTCCCTGAGCTTAGTCTCATCCCTGACAATGCTAACTCCAACACTCGAACCTTCTTTCTGAGGTTTTACGACGATTGGCAGAGGTATCTCCGGGATTTTAAATGAGGTCAGTTTCTCGAATTTAGGAACTGCGAGTCCTTCCGAGATAAACATCACCTTCGATGAAAGTTTGTCCATTGCTAACGAAGAGGCTAAG
This region of Nitrospirota bacterium genomic DNA includes:
- a CDS encoding D-alanine--D-alanine ligase; amino-acid sequence: MEGKLLTKKRIGVLMGGISAEREVSLRSGKAIFNALRNLGYDVSAIDVGRDICKVLGREKIEIAFLALHGGFGEDGCIQGLLEVMEIPYTGSGVLASSLAMDKLSSKVMFISEGLAVPKFEKLTSFKIPEIPLPIVVKPQKEGSSVGVSIVRDETKLREAVETALSFNGVAIAEEYIDGKEIHIGILNNIVLGGVEVRPLVEFYSYEAKYTEGMTEYIIPPEIDDASYEKAKDTALSAHQALGSEGATRVDLRLDRAGKPYVLEVNTIPGMTETSLLPKIASHRGLSFPMLVEEILRSAIEKSKVKR